The genomic window TTGTAATGGAAAATGATTTCGATATTATTTATTAGATTGTTACTAGTATAAATAAATAGATATGATATTACTGTACAAATATGAAAAAAACCTTCTTTGAACCCTCGCGTCGTCAATCAATCAACTGCAAGACATTTTTAAGGATAAAGGGTGTGTATTAAAAATTTGCAATCTTATTGTTCTTATAGTTGTCGCAGGTTTTGAATTATTTTAGGGACTTTATTTCCATTTAAAATGAATTCCAAGTTTTTAAATGAGCACTCTAATATTGTTAGTGAAGTAATTTGACAGAAATGAATTCAGAAGAGGTTATGAACTTTTTAAATCTTGGCACAATGACCGCAAAAGTTTCTACAGCAACTTTAGATGGTATTCCTCACGTTGCACCAGTTTGGTTTGTTATTGATTATGATCCTCTTAGCAACAATAATAATGACTTAACAGTTATTTTTACAACATTTCATAATTCAGTGAAGGCAAGGCATTTGATTTCAAATCCTAGAGTATGTCTCTGTGTAGATGATCAAAAACCTCCTTTTTCTTTTACCATAATCAGTGGAATCGCAGAAATAGATCAAGAACCTAAATATGACGAACTTTTTAGTCTGACCAGCCGCTTGGCTGAACGATACATGGGAAAAGAGAATGCTGAAAAATACGGTAAGAGAAACGCCGTAAAAGGGGAATGTATTATAAAAATAAAACCCACTAAAATAATTGCCCAGAAGGATGTTTCCGACTAGTAGGGCGTTTTTTGTTTTTTGTTTCGTCAATCTTGATAACTAACCTTTAATTTTAATTGGTTATTGGAAATTTGTGCAATAGGTTAAGTTTGGTGGACAAAAATAAGATATTTAATTTCATAGTTAAGCACAAAATCATACCGACTCCAATACCCTCAAACATTAAACTATTTTCTTGATATTTTCGAATTTTATAATTAAGTACAACTA from Candidatus Nitrosocosmicus arcticus includes these protein-coding regions:
- a CDS encoding TIGR03618 family F420-dependent PPOX class oxidoreductase; translated protein: MNFLNLGTMTAKVSTATLDGIPHVAPVWFVIDYDPLSNNNNDLTVIFTTFHNSVKARHLISNPRVCLCVDDQKPPFSFTIISGIAEIDQEPKYDELFSLTSRLAERYMGKENAEKYGKRNAVKGECIIKIKPTKIIAQKDVSD